A window of Methylocaldum szegediense genomic DNA:
TGCCGATGGCAAAGCCGTCTTCGTAATAGCATCCATTACCGCCGGCTCCGGGGCAGTTGCCGCCGGCGACGGGCTCGATGTTGGCATGACCGGCATAGGACCCGAAGGCCATGCCTTCGAAATCTATGGTTACGGGATCAACTATAGCGGCGCTAGCGCTGCCGGTAGTCAAGGCCAGCGCCGAAAACGCCAACCCTAAGATTGTTTTTGACGTCGTCATTTAAATCTCCTGTAAACCTGTGGTTGTGAATCCGGTATCTCCGTTCGGCAGAGGCGCACGACTCTCCAGGAACCACGGAATTTCCGGGCGACAAATGCCAAACGGACATTCGGTCCATGGAAGCGCCGATACAGCCGGCTTTAGGCTGAATCAGGCGAGAGTGCCGCCGTGTTTGCTCCTTCTACAGCTACAGCGGTCGACCTCCGGCGCAGTAACGAGCAAATTACATACCACGCACCAGTGCTGCTCGTCGTCTTAGCATCCATTTCACCCAAACACCGTAAACCTCATGATTTGTACGACATTCTCCCGAGCATCGGTCTTGGCCGCACGGTCAGGCGTGGGTGTGGCATTTCAAGCGTTTTGATGCGTGATAAGCCTCAGACAGAAGCATCGGCAGTTCACCCGCGCCGAACAAGCCGACGACGCGTGAAGCCTCCGGTAGGTACGCTGGAGTGTGAATTTGAAAGCAAAAACCGTCCGGTATCGGTGTCGAGGATATGTGCGCGGAACCGATGGCACGGTCCGTGCTGAAACGGGCGACGGTGAACAGTCCGTTACCGGGGATTTACGCACAGAACAATGAAAAGACACCTCTTATCGATTCTTCTGCTGCTCGGGAGCAGCGCATCGGTTCATGCCGTTCAACAAGGAATGTCCGTGCCCGAATGCCCCGCGGTATTACCTGGGAATAGCGAAAAGCTGAATCTCGGAGCTTACCAAGGAAAAGTTTTGCTGATCGATTTCTGGGCCACCTGGTGCCCTCCCTGCAAGAAGTCCATGCCCTTTTTTAACGGATTGCGCAACCAACATCTGAAAGACGGATTCGAAGTCGTCGCCATCAATGTCGACGAGAACACCGAGGACGCTCTGCGATACCTCGAAGCCCACCCCGTGAATTACGTCACGGCGTTCGATTCCTCGGGCGAATGCCCGCGCATATTCGATGTCAAGGCCATGCCGTCCTCGTACCTCGTCGATCGGCAAGGCAAGGTCCGCGTGGTTCATCTTGGCTACCGCGACGAGGATCAGGATTTCCTCCGCAAGCAAGTGAACACGCTCTTGGGAGAGTGAGATGAAGGTCTTCCGGACGCTTCGGTGTTCGCATCTTGGAACACCGATCCTTTTTCTTGTCTTCGGTTTCTGCCAAGGCTGCACCAGCGTGGCTCCGTGGGAAAGGGGTACCTTGGCCAAGGAGCAGATGTCCATTACCCCGGATCCAAATCTGACTCGACTGCGAGACCATATTTTCAGCAGCAAGGAAGCGTCCCAAGGTGGTCACGGCGGCACCGGGGGCGGCTGTGGCTGTAACTGAACCGTTTTCGCCGTCGCTCCGCCGGTTTGTTCGCCGCGCTGCGCCAGCGGGACAGTCCTTCTGCGGGAAAAGGAGGTATCCATCTCGCCTGTCGTATCAGCCTGGTTCAAGCGGTGTCTGCAAGGGAAGGCCGGCCTTCTTGCAGTTCGTCCGACGTCGGCTCGCTCTAGCTCGGCGATTCTTTGTTGGCGACCTTATTCTCACCGTCCTACCGACGAAAAGGACGTGAGCAATGCGTGTCAAAACGGAAAAGCCGAAAGCGTTGCTCGCCCTGACGACTGCCGCTCTCGCTCTACCAGGCATGGATGCTTCCGCTGCGGTCCCGGTCTCCCAAGCGCAGGCAAACGTCCATTTCGGATATTACGAAGAAAGCGATAATCGGATGCAGGTGGAAGTCACTCATGGCGACTTTGTCATTCCGATTTCCGACCGCCTCGAGTTCACCTTCAGCATCGATCGCGATACCTACAGTGGGGCAACGCCGGCGTTCAGCATGCCGGCGACCATGGCGGATCAGCCCAAGTACAAACAAAACGCGGACGGAACCCCTGCTAGCACGCCGACGCCGGCCGATGTTGTTTCGGCTGCCTCAGAAGGCGTTACCGCAGGTGGGTTGACGATCCTCGGAGGACTCAACGCCTTCAAGAAATTCGTGGATACGGGACAAGCCCTAGCGCCGGAAATGGACGCGGCGTTAGAGCGTTGGAAGGTAGAAAACCCGGAGCCTCTCTCTCCGCCATCGCCGCCTACGATTCCCGGAACGGTGACGATCGATTTCGAAGACATGATGTTCGGGTCCTATGCCGGTCATGCCAACATCAAGCCCGTCGCCGACGGCAACGAGCCCGTCGCCGGCGGCAACTGCCCCGGAACCGCCGGTAATGGATGCTATTACGAAGACCGCTTTGCCATCGGCATCGTAGCCGATCCGACCAATCCGATCGCTCATCTGCATCAAAACGAAGCCGAGGACCCTGAGGACCCTGAGAAACCTGATTTCAGGCTTGGCTACCATGCCGATTCGTCGGGCATTTACATCCGCGCTATCGACGGCAGCGCGTTCAGTCTCGATTCCATGGATTTCCTGGCTCCTCTCAGGGCTGGGAATCGCGACAATGGTCCCGATGACGTTTGGGAAATCCTTGGCTTCAACACCGCACTGAATCCGGACCTCGCCTCCGGCGACGGCACCAATTATCCCACCCGGGTCGCCTATCAAACGGTCGCTAACGGCTTCGACGGCCGATTGGAGCTGGACGAGGCGTTTAAGAATATCAACGCCTTCTGGATCCATTTCAAAGGCTATCCGCTGACCCCGACGGACGGGAAACGATTTGCCATGGAGCTCGACAACATCAAGCTCTCCGGGGTCACCCTGCCGACCGAACGAACTCCGGAGCAACAGGCTTGGGATGCTGCGTTAGCAAAGGAAATCCAGCGACTCTTCCGACTCGTCGCCATAGAGCAGTTCCGCTCCGTACTCAACACCATGGTTCCTAAGGGCACTAAAACGGTTCAAAGATTCCAGAGGCAGCCCCGAGAAACTCGGACCATGCCGGTGTTCGGTGCCAAGTATTATTTCGACGATGCAACCCTTGCGGTCTCAGGAGGCTATTCGCACGAACCTGATTTCAAGTCGACCTTCGGCACGATCAATCTAAGCCACGAGTTCAATCAGAAACATACCACCGTGTCCGTCGGTTACAGCTTGACCAGCAATGAGATTACCCGAGGCGTCGTTCATTCGGCGGAGGATGGTCACTCACATAGCGGTGATGATTCGCCCAACTACCCTGATTTGCGCGAGGAGAGCGTTTTCCACGGTTTCAGCGCCAGCATCGCGCAGATCCTGGACAAGAACACCTTGTTTCAGTTTTCCGCTAACTATACCAACCAGAGCGGTTATCTGACCAATCCATATAAGTTCGTATATATACGTGGGGAAATCACGCCCGAGGAATACTATGACCTGTGGCAGGCTAAGGGCAAGATCGACTGGAAATCGATAACCGATCTCGAAGTAGTGGGAATTGAGCTGTTTCGCGAGAGACGTCCGGACGAACGCAATCAATGGTCGTTTTCAGGCCGTTTGAACCGCCATATACCGGCACTGGATGCGTCCTTGCATTTCGATTACCGATACTATTTCGACGACTGGGGCATCGATTCCCATACCTTCGAGTTGAAGTGGTATCAGCCGCTGCCGTTCGGGATCATGGCGATGCCGAGCATCCGTTATTACTCGCAATCACAGGCCGACTTCTTCGCCCCCTATTTCCTTGCGCCGCGAGCCGACGGCTATTATTCGAGCGATTTTCGCCTGTCCGGGTTCGGCGCCTTGAGCGGCGGGATCACGTTCAGCAAGCAGTTCACCAAGGGCATCCGGCTCGAAGCGGGATTCGAGTATTACAGCCACGCAGGGGATTTGAAACTCGGAGGCGGCGGTGCGGGCGACTATGCCGACTTCAATTACTTCCTGGCTCATGCCGGCCTCAATGTCAATCTCTCCGCGCCCGGTTCGTTCGCGAGCGGACATCACGATCACGGCTCGCACCATCACGGGAGTCACATGCCCGCCGGTATCATGGTCGGCCACATGATGGATCAGGCCGACAGTCTCATGGTCGGGTATCGCTATATGTACAGCAATCAGTCAAGAAACATGTTGAACGGTAACGGGACGGTCGGAAACGAGACGCTCATCAGCCGGGCCTGCGGCGATCTCGGATGCCTTTCCCGGCCGAAAGACATGACCATGCACATGCACATGCTGGACGTCATGTACGCGCCGACCGACTGGTTGACTTTAATGGTCATGCCCCAGATCGTCGACATGGATATGGAACTGAAGCAACTGCCGGGGGCTCGGGAAGACGACGGGCACGGCGGCGGGCACAGTAGCGACGGCTTCGGCGATACTTTGATGGTGGCGTTGATCAAACTGTTCGGTACGTCAGGCCATCGCCTCAACCTAGGCTTGGGGCTGAGCGCGCCAACGGGCGACGTCGCCATGACCGTGGACGGCGGGGCGACGGAGGACGGCGAGTTGCTGGATTACGGCATGCAGCTCGGCAGCGGCACCTGGGATTTCAAGCCCAGCTTGACCTATCTCGGACAGGCGGACAAATGGTTCTGGGGCGCGCAGGTGAGCGGCATCAAGCGGCTCGAAGGCAGGAATGAACTAGGTTATGCCTTGGGCGATATGTTCCAGACTACCGCTTGGGGCGGCTATAGCTTTTCGGATTGGCTGTCCGCTTCTGTGCGCGGCGTCTACACCGTTCAGGGCTCGATCCGTGGCCAGTTCAACCGCAAGCATGCGACCAGCGCGTCGGTCGACTTCCCCACCAATTACGGTGGACATTATTGGGATATAGGGTTCGGTCTCAACCTTTCTGTGCCCCACGGCGATTTCGCTGGTCACAGTCTCAGCGTTGAATGGCTGCAGCCGCTGTCGGACGATGTCAATGGTTTCCAGTTGGAGCGTACTGGGACCTTGGCGGTTACCTGGAACTACACATTTTGATGGGCCGGATGGGTTGTCGTCTTGTCGGGGCTGCCAAAGCTCATAGGCCATGCCCATCGTTCGAGACCGAAGTGAGCCCGTTTAGCTTGGTACGTCCTAGGTGGTGCTGGGTATAGGACGTGCCGACGAAGCAAGCGCAGGACTGGGCAAGCCCTTCTGGAAAAGCCTTGAATTCCGACGAAAAGTATTTTCGCTTTCCCTTCAAAGCGATGGGTAGCCCATGCGAAATCCAGCTTTTCGCTGAAACCTTCGCCGAGGCGAAGCGGATTTCAGATTTGGCGATTACCGATGTGCGTCGCTTGGAAGCGCGCTATTCGCGCTATCGGAGCGATAGCCTGTTGTCCGCCATCAATAGGGTTGCCGCCGAAGGCGGTCGGATTACAGTGGATGAGGAAACGGCAGGCTTGCTGAATTATGCAGCGACCTGTTACGAGCAGAGCGACGGACTTTTCGACATCACCTCCGGCATTTTGCGCCGGGCGTGGCGCTTCGAACAGGGTAGTTTGCCGGACGATACCCAGGTGCGCGGCTTGCTTGAGCGGATCGGCTGGCACAAGCTGCGCTGGGAGCCGCCGGTGCTCGAA
This region includes:
- a CDS encoding TlpA family protein disulfide reductase; protein product: MKRHLLSILLLLGSSASVHAVQQGMSVPECPAVLPGNSEKLNLGAYQGKVLLIDFWATWCPPCKKSMPFFNGLRNQHLKDGFEVVAINVDENTEDALRYLEAHPVNYVTAFDSSGECPRIFDVKAMPSSYLVDRQGKVRVVHLGYRDEDQDFLRKQVNTLLGE
- a CDS encoding DUF4266 domain-containing protein; its protein translation is MKVFRTLRCSHLGTPILFLVFGFCQGCTSVAPWERGTLAKEQMSITPDPNLTRLRDHIFSSKEASQGGHGGTGGGCGCN
- a CDS encoding DUF3570 domain-containing protein — translated: MRVKTEKPKALLALTTAALALPGMDASAAVPVSQAQANVHFGYYEESDNRMQVEVTHGDFVIPISDRLEFTFSIDRDTYSGATPAFSMPATMADQPKYKQNADGTPASTPTPADVVSAASEGVTAGGLTILGGLNAFKKFVDTGQALAPEMDAALERWKVENPEPLSPPSPPTIPGTVTIDFEDMMFGSYAGHANIKPVADGNEPVAGGNCPGTAGNGCYYEDRFAIGIVADPTNPIAHLHQNEAEDPEDPEKPDFRLGYHADSSGIYIRAIDGSAFSLDSMDFLAPLRAGNRDNGPDDVWEILGFNTALNPDLASGDGTNYPTRVAYQTVANGFDGRLELDEAFKNINAFWIHFKGYPLTPTDGKRFAMELDNIKLSGVTLPTERTPEQQAWDAALAKEIQRLFRLVAIEQFRSVLNTMVPKGTKTVQRFQRQPRETRTMPVFGAKYYFDDATLAVSGGYSHEPDFKSTFGTINLSHEFNQKHTTVSVGYSLTSNEITRGVVHSAEDGHSHSGDDSPNYPDLREESVFHGFSASIAQILDKNTLFQFSANYTNQSGYLTNPYKFVYIRGEITPEEYYDLWQAKGKIDWKSITDLEVVGIELFRERRPDERNQWSFSGRLNRHIPALDASLHFDYRYYFDDWGIDSHTFELKWYQPLPFGIMAMPSIRYYSQSQADFFAPYFLAPRADGYYSSDFRLSGFGALSGGITFSKQFTKGIRLEAGFEYYSHAGDLKLGGGGAGDYADFNYFLAHAGLNVNLSAPGSFASGHHDHGSHHHGSHMPAGIMVGHMMDQADSLMVGYRYMYSNQSRNMLNGNGTVGNETLISRACGDLGCLSRPKDMTMHMHMLDVMYAPTDWLTLMVMPQIVDMDMELKQLPGAREDDGHGGGHSSDGFGDTLMVALIKLFGTSGHRLNLGLGLSAPTGDVAMTVDGGATEDGELLDYGMQLGSGTWDFKPSLTYLGQADKWFWGAQVSGIKRLEGRNELGYALGDMFQTTAWGGYSFSDWLSASVRGVYTVQGSIRGQFNRKHATSASVDFPTNYGGHYWDIGFGLNLSVPHGDFAGHSLSVEWLQPLSDDVNGFQLERTGTLAVTWNYTF